The following proteins are co-located in the Micromonospora coriariae genome:
- a CDS encoding ribosomal protein bL36, which yields MKVRNSLRGLKNKMNSIVVRRRGRTFVINKADRRQKARQG from the coding sequence ATGAAGGTCAGGAACTCACTGCGCGGGTTGAAGAACAAGATGAACTCGATCGTGGTACGCCGTCGGGGCAGGACTTTCGTGATCAACAAGGCCGACCGGCGTCAGAAGGCCCGGCAGGGCTGA
- a CDS encoding nitroreductase/quinone reductase family protein, protein MFSLAEVPGALQQRLINPIVRRAWDWKLPIPGDALLETTGRRTGQRRYTPVCDGLDGDVFWLVAQRGRRADWVRNVEADPRVRVKVGGGRHARWRAGTARMVEDDDPSERQRILARSGLMRRLCLRTSKAMNARPLTVRVDLDPP, encoded by the coding sequence GTGTTCTCGCTGGCCGAGGTGCCTGGCGCGCTCCAGCAGCGCCTGATCAACCCGATCGTCCGGCGTGCGTGGGACTGGAAACTCCCGATCCCCGGCGACGCCCTGTTGGAGACGACCGGACGGCGTACCGGACAGCGGCGGTACACCCCGGTGTGTGACGGCCTGGACGGTGACGTCTTCTGGCTGGTCGCGCAGCGGGGGCGCCGTGCCGACTGGGTGCGGAACGTCGAGGCAGATCCCCGCGTGCGGGTCAAGGTGGGCGGCGGGCGGCATGCACGCTGGCGGGCCGGAACGGCGCGGATGGTCGAGGACGATGATCCCAGCGAGCGCCAGCGGATCCTCGCGCGGAGCGGTCTCATGCGCCGGCTCTGCCTGCGTACCTCGAAGGCGATGAACGCGAGGCCGCTGACGGTGCGCGTCGATCTGGACCCACCCTGA
- a CDS encoding SRPBCC family protein, with amino-acid sequence MTYTTWALAGIAAVDLYAAVRATRGRRGRDANRVYGSVTVNRSAAEAYRFWHDFENLPRFMSHVQSVQTTGDRRSQWTAKAPAGRKVTWDAEMVDDRPGELITWRSVDGARVPNSGSVRFVPAAGGRGTEVRVELGYRAPGGMFGARVAKLFGENPQQQVCDDLRRFKQVIETGEITRSDGSPDGSTVQQQLKQRPAQPLATRGSGR; translated from the coding sequence GTGACGTACACGACCTGGGCGTTGGCCGGGATCGCGGCCGTGGATCTGTACGCCGCCGTGCGGGCCACCCGTGGGCGGCGGGGTCGGGACGCCAACCGGGTGTACGGGTCGGTGACCGTCAACCGCAGTGCCGCGGAGGCCTACCGGTTCTGGCACGACTTCGAGAACCTGCCGCGCTTCATGTCCCACGTCCAGTCCGTGCAGACCACGGGTGACCGGCGGTCGCAGTGGACGGCGAAGGCGCCGGCCGGTCGGAAGGTCACCTGGGACGCGGAGATGGTCGACGACCGCCCGGGCGAGCTGATCACGTGGCGCTCTGTCGACGGTGCACGCGTGCCCAACTCCGGCTCGGTGCGCTTCGTGCCGGCGGCCGGGGGACGCGGCACGGAGGTACGTGTCGAGCTCGGCTACCGGGCGCCCGGGGGCATGTTCGGCGCGCGGGTCGCCAAGCTGTTCGGCGAGAACCCCCAGCAGCAGGTCTGTGACGACCTGCGCAGGTTCAAGCAGGTGATCGAGACCGGCGAGATCACCCGCTCGGATGGCAGCCCGGACGGCAGCACCGTCCAGCAACAGTTGAAGCAGCGCCCGGCGCAGCCGCTGGCGACGCGTGGGTCCGGCAGGTAG
- a CDS encoding zinc-dependent alcohol dehydrogenase yields MRANCWIAPNNLAVKDVPDPQILNPRDAIVRITSSAICGSDLHLLHGFIPAMKKGDVLGHEFMGEVVELGRGVRDGLSLGDRVVVAFPIACGNCASCEDGLYSICENSNPNAAIAEKVMGHSPAGIFGYSHLLGGYAGGQAEYARVPYADVGTIKIEDDLADEQVLFLSDVLPTGYMAAEMCDIKRGDTIAIWGAGPIGQFAAASARLLGAERVIVIDRFPYRLRIARENTGAETINYEETDVLDALREMTAGRGPDACIDAVGMEGHHASAALHAYDRAKQATKVETDRPHALREAVLSCRNGGTISVIGAYGGFIDKFPMGSFMNRSLTMRTGQAHVQRYMRPLLERIRRGEIDPTFIITHTMRLDDAPHGFDIFKNKQDECLKVVLKP; encoded by the coding sequence ATGAGAGCGAACTGCTGGATCGCACCCAACAACCTGGCGGTGAAGGACGTTCCCGACCCGCAGATCCTCAACCCGCGCGACGCCATCGTGCGGATCACCTCGTCGGCGATCTGTGGCTCGGACCTGCATCTTCTCCACGGATTCATCCCGGCCATGAAGAAGGGGGACGTGCTCGGTCACGAGTTCATGGGCGAGGTCGTGGAGCTGGGTCGGGGCGTACGGGACGGTCTCAGCCTCGGCGACCGGGTGGTGGTCGCCTTTCCGATCGCCTGCGGCAACTGCGCTTCCTGCGAGGACGGCCTGTATTCGATCTGCGAGAACTCCAACCCCAACGCGGCGATAGCGGAGAAGGTGATGGGGCACTCGCCCGCCGGCATCTTCGGCTACTCGCACCTGCTCGGTGGCTACGCGGGCGGCCAGGCCGAGTACGCCCGGGTGCCCTACGCCGACGTCGGGACCATCAAGATCGAGGACGACCTGGCGGACGAGCAGGTACTGTTCCTGTCCGACGTGCTGCCCACCGGCTACATGGCCGCCGAGATGTGTGACATCAAGCGCGGCGACACCATCGCGATCTGGGGTGCCGGGCCGATCGGCCAGTTCGCCGCCGCGAGCGCCCGCCTGCTCGGTGCGGAACGGGTCATCGTCATCGACCGGTTCCCCTACCGGCTGCGGATCGCCCGGGAGAACACCGGCGCGGAGACGATCAACTACGAGGAGACCGACGTTCTGGACGCCCTGCGGGAGATGACGGCCGGTCGCGGACCGGACGCCTGCATCGACGCGGTCGGTATGGAGGGGCATCACGCGTCGGCCGCGTTGCACGCGTACGACCGGGCCAAGCAGGCGACGAAGGTGGAGACCGACCGGCCGCACGCGCTGCGGGAGGCGGTGTTGAGCTGCCGCAACGGTGGCACGATCTCCGTGATCGGCGCCTACGGCGGTTTCATCGACAAGTTCCCGATGGGCTCGTTCATGAACCGGTCGCTGACCATGCGGACCGGCCAGGCGCACGTTCAACGCTACATGCGGCCGTTGTTGGAACGGATCCGCAGGGGAGAGATCGATCCGACCTTCATCATCACCCACACGATGCGGCTCGACGACGCTCCGCACGGGTTCGACATCTTCAAGAACAAGCAGGACGAGTGCCTGAAGGTGGTGCTCAAGCCGTAG
- a CDS encoding AMP-dependent synthetase/ligase codes for MREMSVSPVVTGAASPGLADMVWDNARQDPDAVQFLRPAPVSPAWPADPPARGTVPVTCAQFRGDVLALARGFIDAGVGHGDRVGLMSRTRYEWTLVDYALWSIGAVTVPIYDTSSPEQMEWILADSGAVGCVVEADRHAAILAELRDGLPTVRQVWRIDAGDLIALAGQGRAVDDAQVDARRAAVTGSDMATIVYTSGTTGQPKGCVLTHRNIYCDIGNATAVLPELLHPGASTVLFLPLAHAFARLIQVGMVLTRATLVHSSEMTGVLAQLQQHRPTFILAVPRVFEKMHTQTRQKAADAHQGWLFRIADAVAVRYSRAMDTPRGPGRLLRLARTVFDVIVYRKLRAALGGRCRTAIVGGAPLGERLGHFFRGAGLTALEGYGLTETSPALTLNLPSATRIGTVGRPIPGVEIRIADDAEVIARGEMVFAGYWNNPDATRDTFTADGWLRTGDQGSLDDDGFLRIIGRTKEIIVTAGGINLAPAPVEERIRAHPLVSQCMLVGDDRPYVTALITIDHQEWKRWSAGHGHSDASTADVQNSPDTREEVQKAVDAANETVSRAERIKTFRILPRDLTEADGELTPTLKIKRQVVESHFAADVEALYRGH; via the coding sequence GTGCGGGAGATGTCGGTATCGCCGGTGGTCACGGGGGCCGCGTCGCCGGGCCTGGCGGACATGGTGTGGGACAACGCGCGTCAGGACCCCGACGCGGTGCAGTTCCTACGCCCGGCCCCGGTCTCCCCGGCCTGGCCGGCGGATCCACCGGCACGCGGCACCGTGCCCGTGACGTGCGCGCAGTTCCGCGGTGACGTGCTCGCGCTCGCCCGCGGGTTCATCGACGCCGGGGTCGGGCACGGTGACCGGGTGGGGTTGATGAGTCGCACCCGCTACGAGTGGACGCTCGTCGACTATGCGCTGTGGTCCATCGGGGCCGTCACCGTCCCGATCTACGACACGTCCAGCCCCGAGCAGATGGAATGGATTCTGGCGGACTCCGGCGCGGTGGGGTGCGTGGTCGAGGCCGACAGGCACGCCGCGATTCTCGCCGAACTGCGCGACGGCCTGCCAACGGTGCGTCAGGTGTGGCGAATCGACGCCGGGGACCTGATCGCGCTGGCCGGTCAGGGTCGAGCCGTCGACGACGCCCAGGTCGACGCCCGCCGTGCGGCGGTCACGGGCAGCGACATGGCGACGATCGTCTACACCAGCGGCACGACCGGCCAGCCGAAGGGCTGCGTGCTGACGCACCGCAACATCTACTGCGACATCGGCAATGCCACCGCGGTACTGCCGGAGCTGTTGCATCCGGGAGCGTCGACGGTGCTGTTCCTGCCATTGGCGCACGCGTTCGCCCGCCTGATCCAGGTCGGCATGGTGCTGACCCGCGCCACCCTGGTGCACAGCTCCGAGATGACCGGCGTACTCGCGCAACTGCAGCAGCACCGCCCCACCTTCATCCTCGCCGTGCCGAGGGTGTTCGAGAAGATGCACACCCAGACGCGGCAGAAGGCCGCCGACGCCCACCAGGGATGGCTGTTCAGGATCGCGGACGCCGTCGCGGTGCGCTACAGCCGAGCCATGGACACGCCAAGAGGCCCCGGACGGCTGCTGCGGCTGGCGCGCACAGTGTTCGACGTGATCGTCTATCGGAAGCTGCGGGCCGCGCTGGGCGGCCGCTGCCGCACGGCGATAGTCGGCGGCGCCCCGCTCGGGGAGCGACTCGGTCACTTCTTCCGCGGCGCCGGCCTGACGGCGCTCGAAGGGTACGGGCTGACCGAGACGTCACCGGCGTTGACGCTGAACCTGCCGTCCGCGACGCGGATCGGCACGGTCGGTCGACCGATACCCGGCGTGGAGATCCGCATCGCCGACGACGCGGAGGTCATCGCACGCGGCGAGATGGTGTTCGCCGGCTACTGGAACAACCCCGATGCCACCCGGGACACTTTCACCGCGGACGGATGGTTGCGAACCGGGGACCAGGGCAGCCTCGACGACGACGGCTTCCTGCGCATCATCGGCCGCACGAAGGAGATCATCGTGACGGCGGGGGGAATAAACCTCGCCCCCGCCCCGGTCGAGGAACGCATCCGCGCCCATCCCCTGGTCAGTCAGTGCATGCTGGTCGGCGATGACCGGCCGTACGTCACCGCGCTGATCACCATCGACCACCAGGAGTGGAAGCGGTGGAGCGCCGGCCACGGCCATTCCGACGCGTCGACAGCGGACGTGCAGAACAGCCCAGACACGCGCGAGGAGGTCCAGAAAGCTGTCGATGCGGCCAACGAGACGGTGTCCCGCGCCGAAAGGATCAAGACCTTCCGGATCCTGCCCCGGGACCTCACCGAAGCCGATGGCGAACTCACCCCCACCCTCAAGATCAAGCGCCAGGTGGTCGAGTCACACTTCGCCGCCGACGTCGAGGCCCTCTACCGCGGCCACTGA
- a CDS encoding GNAT family N-acetyltransferase → MQFTVTDAPTRERFEARDEAGVVAGVVTYQLTGTIIVYTHTEVDPEFEGRGVGSTLARAVMDDARAKGRTVVPLCPFLSEWLVKHPGYEDIVARSTRKVK, encoded by the coding sequence GTGCAGTTCACCGTGACAGACGCGCCGACGCGGGAGCGATTCGAGGCGCGCGACGAGGCGGGCGTGGTCGCCGGGGTGGTCACCTACCAGCTGACCGGCACCATCATCGTCTACACCCACACCGAGGTCGATCCGGAGTTCGAGGGCAGGGGCGTCGGGTCGACCCTGGCGCGTGCGGTGATGGACGACGCGCGGGCCAAGGGCCGGACGGTCGTTCCGCTCTGCCCGTTCCTCAGCGAATGGCTGGTCAAGCACCCCGGGTACGAGGACATCGTGGCCCGATCAACTCGCAAGGTCAAATAG
- a CDS encoding helix-turn-helix domain-containing protein, with translation MSETPATAQTAFARFVRHAVEAAREERGWSVAEVAARSGVSRSTVFRWLSGDWQHHPELPKVRAFCAILDLPLGAALRALTPPPADTPQASPPLTDPTVEAHIAAIRDRLADSRTSAADKQHIRATLQTLALAASRAS, from the coding sequence ATGAGTGAGACGCCGGCAACCGCGCAGACAGCCTTCGCGCGGTTCGTCCGCCACGCGGTCGAGGCCGCCCGCGAGGAGCGCGGCTGGTCGGTCGCAGAAGTGGCGGCTCGCAGCGGCGTCAGCCGCTCCACCGTCTTTCGATGGCTGTCGGGCGACTGGCAGCACCACCCGGAACTCCCCAAGGTGCGGGCCTTCTGCGCGATCCTGGACCTGCCGCTCGGCGCGGCGCTGCGCGCCCTCACCCCACCGCCAGCGGACACACCGCAGGCCTCCCCACCGCTGACAGATCCGACGGTGGAGGCGCACATCGCGGCCATCCGGGACCGCCTCGCCGACTCCCGCACCTCCGCCGCCGACAAGCAGCACATCCGTGCCACCTTGCAGACGCTCGCTCTCGCCGCGTCCCGCGCCAGCTGA